In Saccharothrix syringae, the following are encoded in one genomic region:
- a CDS encoding epoxide hydrolase family protein, with amino-acid sequence MNPVPVTPFRIDIPEADLADLRDRLLRTRWPDPEPVPDWSQGVPLAYLRDLCHHWATAHDWRATERRLNALPQFRTAIDGVHVHFLHVRSPHEDALPLVLTHGWPGSVLEFERVIPLLTEPDDPADAFHLVIPSLPGYGFSDRPAEPGWTVQRIAAAWRELMARLGYDRYGAQGSDWGTSVTTSMGQQDTGELVGIHVMPPIAAPDPATFDDLTPAEEAALADLRRAQVDGSGYAEQMTTRPQTVGYALTDSPAGLCAWIVEKFAAWTDSGGDPESVLGRDRVLDGVSLYWLTRTAASSARLYWESFRQVGAWFGEATDDVVAVPTGATVFPKEVPRPSRRWAANRYPDIRHWGEPDRGGHFAAWEQPDLFAAELRAFFRLVR; translated from the coding sequence GTGAACCCGGTCCCCGTGACCCCGTTCCGCATCGACATCCCGGAAGCCGACCTGGCCGACCTGAGGGACCGCCTGCTGCGCACCCGCTGGCCGGACCCCGAACCGGTCCCCGACTGGTCGCAGGGCGTGCCGCTGGCCTACCTGCGCGACCTCTGCCACCACTGGGCCACGGCGCACGACTGGCGCGCCACCGAACGACGGCTGAACGCGCTGCCCCAGTTCCGCACCGCGATCGACGGCGTCCACGTCCACTTCCTGCACGTCCGCTCCCCGCACGAGGACGCCCTGCCGCTGGTGCTCACCCACGGCTGGCCCGGTTCGGTGCTGGAGTTCGAGCGGGTGATCCCGCTGCTGACCGAACCGGACGACCCGGCCGACGCCTTCCACCTGGTGATCCCGTCGCTGCCCGGCTACGGCTTCAGCGACCGCCCCGCCGAACCGGGCTGGACGGTGCAGCGGATCGCGGCCGCGTGGCGGGAGCTGATGGCCCGGCTCGGCTACGACCGCTACGGCGCGCAGGGCAGCGACTGGGGCACCAGCGTCACCACGAGCATGGGGCAGCAGGACACCGGGGAGCTGGTGGGCATCCACGTCATGCCGCCGATCGCCGCGCCGGACCCCGCCACGTTCGACGACCTGACCCCGGCGGAGGAGGCGGCGCTGGCCGACCTGCGCCGCGCCCAGGTCGACGGGTCCGGTTACGCCGAGCAGATGACGACCCGGCCGCAGACGGTCGGGTACGCGCTGACCGACTCCCCGGCCGGGCTGTGCGCGTGGATCGTGGAGAAGTTCGCCGCGTGGACCGACAGCGGCGGCGACCCGGAGTCCGTGCTGGGGCGGGACCGGGTGCTCGACGGCGTCTCGCTGTACTGGCTGACCCGCACGGCGGCCTCGTCGGCCCGCCTGTACTGGGAGAGCTTCCGGCAGGTCGGCGCGTGGTTCGGCGAGGCGACCGACGACGTGGTCGCGGTGCCCACCGGGGCCACGGTGTTCCCGAAGGAGGTGCCCCGCCCGTCGCGGCGCTGGGCGGCCAACCGCTACCCCGACATCCGCCACTGGGGCGAACCCGACCGCGGCGGCCACTTCGCCGCGTGGGAGCAGCCGGACCTGTTCGCCGCGGAGCTGCGCGCGTTCTTCCGCCTGGTCCGCTAA
- a CDS encoding DUF1801 domain-containing protein: protein MTVTDYLAALDAPLRDIGEELRAVIDRALPGTTAAMWHGHPTWSAGDKPGRDPVCLVKAHRAHVTFGLWRGQDVDDPSGRLTPGARRMASVRLTGTGDVDAALFTAWLRQARDLDRG, encoded by the coding sequence ATGACCGTCACCGACTACCTCGCCGCCCTGGACGCCCCGCTGCGCGACATCGGCGAGGAGCTGCGCGCCGTCATCGACCGGGCCCTGCCCGGCACCACCGCCGCGATGTGGCACGGCCACCCGACCTGGAGCGCCGGCGACAAGCCCGGCCGCGACCCGGTCTGCCTGGTCAAGGCCCACCGCGCCCACGTCACCTTCGGCCTGTGGCGCGGCCAGGACGTCGACGACCCGTCCGGCCGCCTCACCCCGGGCGCCAGGCGGATGGCCTCGGTCCGGCTCACCGGCACCGGGGACGTCGACGCCGCCCTGTTCACCGCCTGGCTCCGGCAGGCCCGCGACCTGGACCGGGGGTGA
- a CDS encoding PGPGW domain-containing protein, which translates to MGVGRPVKRVAVLVAGGLLLVVGVALLVLPGPGLLLVLAGLLVLASEFPALERYVDPVRDRAMKAAEDSVASPLRIAGSVAAGLLLIAAGVVWGVVDSLPMSGWSTGSSLVLSGLVLLALLVWSYRRTRRPTSR; encoded by the coding sequence GTGGGCGTGGGCAGGCCGGTGAAGCGGGTGGCCGTGCTGGTGGCGGGCGGGCTGCTGCTCGTCGTCGGGGTGGCGCTGCTGGTGCTGCCCGGACCGGGGCTGCTGCTGGTGCTCGCGGGCCTGCTCGTGCTGGCCTCGGAGTTCCCGGCGCTGGAGCGGTACGTGGACCCGGTGCGCGACCGGGCCATGAAAGCGGCGGAGGACAGCGTGGCCTCGCCGCTGCGCATCGCCGGTTCGGTGGCCGCCGGCCTGCTGCTGATCGCGGCGGGCGTGGTGTGGGGCGTGGTGGACTCGCTGCCGATGAGCGGCTGGAGCACCGGGTCGAGCCTGGTCCTGTCCGGCCTGGTCCTGCTCGCGCTGCTGGTCTGGAGCTACCGCCGGACCCGGCGCCCGACCTCGCGGTGA
- a CDS encoding FAD-dependent monooxygenase, with translation MPAAHNALVIGGGLAGTATAALLAGGGVEVDLVEVRPDVTTTGSGITLQGNALRELRALGVWERVRAEGYGFDSVGLRAPDARGTLLVEFPDARTGGPDLPAAMGVPRPALARVLHERAGEAGVRTRFGVTATGLAQDGSGVDVTFSDASTGRYDLVVGADGIRSATRRALGVELETRPTGMGIWRAFGPRPASVTRTDLYYGGPSYIAGYCPTGEDSLYAYVVEDARDRSALSPEQRLATMRDLASAYHGPWDDIRDALTDPARINYTWFETHVLPPPWHRGRVVLVGDAAHACPPTLAQGGAQALEDAAVLAGLLLAADALDDGLLDAFAARRFPRARAVVEASNQLGRWLLDHERGDVPGLMARIAALVSEPA, from the coding sequence GTGCCCGCCGCGCACAACGCCCTGGTGATCGGCGGCGGCCTCGCCGGGACCGCCACCGCGGCCCTGCTCGCCGGGGGCGGCGTCGAGGTGGACCTGGTCGAGGTCAGACCGGACGTCACCACCACCGGCTCCGGCATCACCCTCCAGGGCAACGCCCTGCGCGAGCTGCGCGCCCTGGGCGTGTGGGAGCGGGTCCGGGCCGAGGGGTACGGCTTCGACAGCGTGGGCCTGCGCGCCCCCGACGCCCGCGGCACGCTGCTGGTGGAGTTCCCCGACGCCCGCACCGGCGGCCCGGACCTCCCCGCCGCGATGGGCGTGCCCAGGCCGGCGCTCGCCCGCGTCCTGCACGAGCGGGCGGGCGAGGCGGGCGTGCGGACCCGCTTCGGCGTCACCGCGACGGGCCTGGCGCAGGACGGGTCCGGTGTGGACGTCACCTTCTCCGACGCCTCCACCGGCCGCTACGACCTCGTCGTCGGCGCCGACGGCATCCGCTCGGCCACGCGCCGCGCGCTGGGCGTCGAACTGGAGACCCGCCCCACCGGCATGGGCATCTGGCGCGCGTTCGGCCCGCGCCCGGCCTCGGTCACCCGCACCGACCTCTACTACGGCGGCCCCAGCTACATCGCCGGCTACTGCCCGACCGGCGAGGACTCCCTCTACGCCTACGTCGTCGAGGACGCGCGGGACCGCTCCGCCCTCAGCCCCGAGCAGCGGTTGGCGACCATGCGGGACCTCGCCTCCGCCTACCACGGCCCGTGGGACGACATCCGCGACGCGCTCACCGACCCGGCCCGGATCAACTACACCTGGTTCGAGACGCACGTGCTGCCGCCGCCGTGGCACCGCGGCCGCGTCGTGCTGGTCGGCGACGCCGCCCACGCCTGCCCGCCCACCCTCGCCCAGGGCGGCGCGCAGGCGCTGGAGGACGCCGCCGTGCTCGCCGGGCTGCTGCTCGCCGCCGACGCCCTCGACGACGGGCTGCTGGACGCCTTCGCCGCCCGCCGCTTCCCCCGGGCCAGGGCCGTCGTCGAGGCGTCCAACCAGCTCGGCCGGTGGCTGCTCGACCACGAGCGGGGCGACGTGCCCGGCCTCATGGCCCGCATCGCCGCCCTCGTCTCCGAACCCGCCTGA
- a CDS encoding VOC family protein gives MTAVRVTGFDHLVLNVADVDRALDFYCGTLGLEPVRVDRWRAGEVPFPSARVSAGTIIDFVARPRGSTNVDHLCLVVEPLDWAEVIRAGTLTVLEGPVPRFGARGTATSVYVADPDGNTVELRWYPEDA, from the coding sequence GTGACCGCGGTGCGCGTCACCGGGTTCGACCACCTGGTCCTCAACGTCGCCGACGTCGACCGGGCCCTGGACTTCTACTGCGGCACGCTGGGTCTCGAACCGGTCCGCGTCGACCGCTGGCGGGCCGGCGAGGTCCCGTTCCCCTCCGCCCGGGTCAGCGCGGGCACGATCATCGACTTCGTCGCGAGGCCGCGCGGCAGCACCAACGTCGACCACCTCTGCCTGGTCGTCGAGCCCCTGGACTGGGCGGAGGTGATCCGCGCCGGCACCCTGACCGTGCTGGAGGGCCCGGTGCCGCGCTTCGGCGCCCGCGGCACCGCCACCTCGGTCTACGTCGCCGACCCCGACGGCAACACCGTGGAGCTGCGCTGGTACCCGGAGGACGCCTGA
- a CDS encoding LysR family transcriptional regulator: protein MLERHEVETFLTLAEELHFGRTAERLRVTTGRISHVVKKLERRVGAPLFERTSRVVRLTPIGARLADDLRPLVAGVEAAVRRAVDAGRGVTGRLRVAFVGETAAPVLLRAITLFSERHPDCEVVVTEAHLANTRSGLLDGTVDVLIASFPFDGMANGPVLLLERRVLAVPAGHALAAAGSVSLEVLADHPVVQYPEVTSAAFKRDRTPERTPSGRPVPKGPVGNTVPEMLSLVALGRGVLPVGELTARYSSRPDLAYVPIHDAPPIRRGPVWLETNTTARVREFVRAAADANPL, encoded by the coding sequence GTGCTCGAACGGCACGAGGTCGAGACGTTCCTGACCCTCGCCGAGGAGCTGCACTTCGGGCGCACCGCCGAGCGCCTGCGCGTGACCACCGGCCGGATCAGCCACGTGGTCAAGAAGCTGGAGCGGCGGGTGGGCGCGCCGCTGTTCGAGCGCACCAGCCGGGTCGTGCGGCTCACCCCCATCGGCGCGCGGCTGGCCGACGACCTGCGCCCGCTGGTGGCCGGGGTGGAGGCCGCGGTGCGGCGGGCCGTGGACGCCGGGCGCGGGGTGACCGGGCGGCTGCGGGTGGCGTTCGTCGGCGAGACCGCCGCGCCCGTGCTGCTGCGCGCGATCACCCTGTTCTCCGAGCGGCACCCCGACTGCGAGGTGGTCGTCACCGAGGCGCACCTGGCCAACACCCGCTCCGGCCTGCTCGACGGCACCGTCGACGTGCTCATCGCGTCGTTCCCGTTCGACGGCATGGCCAACGGCCCGGTGCTGCTGCTGGAGCGGCGGGTGCTGGCGGTGCCGGCGGGGCACGCGCTCGCCGCGGCCGGGTCCGTGTCGCTCGAAGTGCTGGCCGACCACCCGGTCGTGCAGTACCCGGAGGTCACGTCAGCCGCGTTCAAGCGCGACCGCACCCCCGAGCGCACCCCGTCGGGCCGGCCGGTGCCCAAGGGGCCGGTCGGCAACACCGTCCCCGAGATGCTGTCGCTGGTCGCGCTGGGTCGTGGCGTCCTGCCCGTCGGGGAGCTGACCGCCCGGTACTCCTCCCGGCCCGACCTGGCCTACGTGCCGATCCACGACGCGCCGCCCATCCGCCGCGGCCCGGTGTGGCTGGAGACCAACACGACCGCCAGGGTGCGCGAGTTCGTCCGCGCGGCCGCGGACGCCAACCCGCTCTGA
- a CDS encoding LysR family transcriptional regulator: MNLTSLDLNLLVALDALLQERGVTRAAERMGLSQPAVSAHLARLRRHFDDELLTRVGNSYRLTPLAAQLKELARTALQGVERVFAAEADFDPASSTREFSLLVSDYGVAVLGATVAALLAAEAPGTRLRLSPNTPQVVDAVPQSLAAVDLLLMPHGFLQDLPHQDLYRDEWACLVSADNAEVGASLTVEQLRTMPWVASYHGPTASTPAARRLRLHGIEPRVQVVTETFLTVPGLVAGTDRVALLQRRLADRLPDELGVRVLPCPFEVGPLLEAMWWHPVHDEDPAHRYLRDVVARAAASA, encoded by the coding sequence GTGAACCTGACCAGCCTCGACCTGAACCTGCTGGTGGCGCTGGACGCGCTGCTCCAGGAGCGCGGCGTCACCCGGGCGGCCGAGCGGATGGGCCTGAGCCAGCCCGCGGTGTCCGCGCACCTGGCCAGGCTGCGCCGGCACTTCGACGACGAGCTGCTGACCAGGGTCGGCAACTCCTACCGGCTCACCCCGCTGGCCGCGCAGCTCAAGGAGCTGGCGCGGACCGCGCTCCAGGGCGTCGAGCGCGTCTTCGCCGCCGAGGCCGACTTCGACCCCGCGTCCTCGACCCGCGAGTTCTCGCTGCTGGTGAGCGACTACGGGGTGGCCGTGCTCGGCGCGACCGTCGCGGCGCTGCTGGCCGCCGAGGCACCCGGCACGCGGCTGCGGCTGAGCCCGAACACCCCGCAGGTGGTCGACGCCGTCCCGCAGTCGCTGGCCGCGGTCGACCTGCTGCTGATGCCGCACGGCTTCCTCCAGGACCTGCCCCACCAGGACCTCTACCGCGACGAGTGGGCCTGCCTGGTGTCCGCGGACAACGCCGAGGTCGGCGCCTCGCTGACGGTCGAGCAGCTGCGCACCATGCCGTGGGTCGCCTCCTACCACGGCCCGACCGCCTCCACGCCCGCCGCGCGCCGGCTGCGGCTGCACGGCATCGAGCCGCGCGTGCAGGTGGTCACCGAGACGTTCCTGACCGTGCCGGGCCTGGTCGCCGGCACGGACCGGGTCGCCCTGCTCCAGCGGCGCCTGGCCGACCGGCTGCCGGACGAGCTGGGCGTGCGCGTCCTGCCCTGCCCGTTCGAGGTCGGGCCGCTGCTGGAGGCGATGTGGTGGCACCCCGTGCACGACGAGGACCCCGCGCACCGCTACCTGCGGGACGTCGTCGCGCGCGCCGCCGCCTCCGCTTAG
- a CDS encoding cyclase family protein, translating into MPPPLDRADPEGAIAAAARRCSNRHRWGADDVLGTLNFLDAAKRREGAALVRRGETFSLAQPFDAHGPQQGWRRRTNPVHTMLDTGLDAERGTQGFPHGFGGADDVVFMPLQASTQWDGLGHVFDHGTAYNGRRAGDVVTSEGDRVTGIETAAAHLAGRGVLLDVGRVLGDDGELPDGFAITAEHLGATAAAHGPTARVGRGDLVLVRTGRLTRARREGWGDYAGGDSPGLSFTTADWLHGTEIAGIATDTWGFEVRPNEFDHAFQPLHQVVIPHIGLYVGELWDLDALAADCAADGTYEFWLTAAPLPVTGAVGAPVAPVAVK; encoded by the coding sequence GTGCCACCACCGCTCGACCGCGCCGACCCCGAGGGCGCCATCGCCGCCGCGGCCCGGCGCTGCTCCAACCGGCACCGCTGGGGTGCCGACGACGTCCTGGGCACGCTGAACTTCCTGGACGCGGCCAAGCGCCGCGAGGGCGCCGCCCTGGTGCGCCGGGGCGAGACCTTCTCGCTGGCCCAGCCGTTCGACGCGCACGGCCCGCAGCAGGGCTGGCGCCGCCGCACCAACCCGGTCCACACCATGCTCGACACGGGCCTGGACGCCGAGCGCGGCACCCAGGGCTTCCCGCACGGCTTCGGCGGTGCCGACGACGTGGTCTTCATGCCGCTCCAGGCGTCGACCCAGTGGGACGGCCTCGGGCACGTCTTCGACCACGGCACCGCCTACAACGGCCGCCGCGCGGGCGACGTGGTGACCAGCGAGGGCGACCGGGTCACCGGCATCGAGACCGCCGCCGCGCACCTCGCCGGCCGCGGCGTGCTGCTGGACGTGGGCCGCGTGCTCGGCGACGACGGCGAGCTGCCCGACGGGTTCGCCATCACCGCCGAGCACCTGGGGGCCACCGCCGCCGCGCACGGGCCCACCGCCCGCGTCGGCCGGGGCGACCTGGTGCTGGTGCGCACCGGCCGGCTCACCCGCGCCCGCCGGGAGGGCTGGGGCGACTACGCGGGCGGCGACTCGCCCGGCCTGTCGTTCACCACCGCGGACTGGCTGCACGGCACCGAGATCGCCGGCATCGCCACCGACACGTGGGGCTTCGAGGTGCGGCCCAACGAGTTCGACCACGCCTTCCAGCCCCTGCACCAGGTCGTCATCCCGCACATCGGCCTGTACGTGGGGGAGCTGTGGGACCTGGACGCCCTGGCCGCCGACTGCGCGGCCGACGGCACGTACGAGTTCTGGCTGACCGCCGCCCCGCTGCCGGTGACGGGGGCGGTCGGCGCCCCGGTCGCGCCCGTCGCCGTGAAGTGA